Proteins encoded together in one Microbacterium oxydans window:
- a CDS encoding cysteine hydrolase family protein, protein MTSSTVSGTPASATTAPWLVVIDPQAIFASSDSAWGSPFFAEAMPRIHALAATFGERVLVTRWMPTADRSTSWGDYFAAWPFADQPADDPLFDLVPEAAALSPHPTIDLPTFGKWGPQLESVVGHGARVVLAGVATDCCVISTALAAADAGAHVTIAADACAGSTAENHAAALQVMGLYPPQITISDSSAILDAR, encoded by the coding sequence GTGACCTCTTCGACCGTCTCGGGAACCCCCGCTTCGGCAACCACGGCCCCCTGGCTCGTGGTGATCGATCCGCAGGCGATCTTCGCGTCCTCCGACTCCGCATGGGGGTCGCCGTTCTTCGCGGAGGCGATGCCGCGCATCCACGCCCTGGCCGCGACCTTCGGCGAGCGCGTGCTCGTGACCCGGTGGATGCCGACCGCCGACCGCTCCACGTCGTGGGGCGACTACTTCGCCGCCTGGCCGTTCGCGGATCAGCCCGCGGACGACCCGCTCTTCGACCTCGTCCCCGAAGCCGCCGCGCTGTCCCCGCATCCGACGATCGATCTTCCGACGTTCGGGAAGTGGGGCCCGCAGCTCGAGTCCGTCGTCGGGCACGGCGCGCGGGTGGTGCTCGCGGGGGTCGCCACGGACTGCTGCGTGATCTCGACGGCCCTGGCCGCGGCCGACGCCGGAGCGCACGTGACGATCGCGGCCGATGCGTGCGCCGGATCGACCGCCGAGAACCACGCGGCGGCGCTGCAGGTGATGGGCCTCTATCCGCCGCAGATCACGATCAGCGACTCGTCCGCGATCCTCGACGCGCGCTGA
- a CDS encoding MBL fold metallo-hydrolase has product MKLAPHLHRLGNDIVASYLVDLPEGITLIDAGLPGHWHDLQRELADLGRPLSDIRGLVLTHGDSDHIGFAERLRREAGVPVSIHAADSHRVRTGEKPKTSMGPARLGPTLGFFAYGIRKNALRTHHVADVVEVADGEVLDLPGAPVVIGMPGHSPGSIAVHVPAVDAVFVGDALTTRHVLTGRTGAQPAPFTDEPAEALASLDRLAAVSASWVLPGHGAPWHGTPADIAAAVRASV; this is encoded by the coding sequence ATGAAGCTCGCACCGCACCTGCACCGCCTCGGCAACGACATCGTCGCCTCGTACCTGGTCGACCTGCCCGAGGGGATCACCCTGATCGACGCCGGTCTCCCCGGCCACTGGCACGACCTGCAGCGCGAACTGGCCGATCTCGGGCGCCCGCTGTCCGACATCCGCGGCCTCGTCCTGACGCACGGCGACAGCGACCACATCGGTTTCGCCGAGCGCCTGCGTCGGGAAGCGGGCGTGCCGGTGTCCATCCATGCCGCGGACAGCCATCGCGTCCGCACCGGCGAGAAGCCCAAGACCTCGATGGGGCCGGCGCGGCTCGGCCCGACGCTCGGGTTCTTCGCCTACGGCATCCGCAAGAACGCGCTGCGCACGCACCACGTCGCCGATGTGGTCGAGGTCGCGGACGGCGAGGTCCTCGACCTGCCCGGCGCGCCGGTCGTGATCGGCATGCCGGGGCACTCGCCGGGCAGCATCGCCGTGCACGTCCCGGCCGTCGATGCCGTGTTCGTCGGCGACGCTCTGACGACACGTCACGTGCTCACCGGGCGCACCGGTGCGCAGCCCGCGCCGTTCACGGACGAGCCGGCGGAGGCGCTCGCCTCCCTCGACCGCCTGGCGGCCGTCTCGGCGTCCTGGGTGCTGCCGGGGCACGGCGCTCCGTGGCACGGAACGCCGGCCGACATCGCCGCCGCCGTCCGCGCGTCGGTCTGA
- a CDS encoding TetR/AcrR family transcriptional regulator, whose product MPTPERTSIEEIVSAGREILETTGPAGLTMQAVATRVGVRAPSLYKRVRDRDALLAAVAAASIDALTARLEAAGDDLTALANAYRSFAHEHPEGFRIMFTVAAPHDALERSAAPLIHAASALVGEDDALDAARFLTAWATGFLQMELSGAFRLGGDVDRAFDYGLRRLLAGLTD is encoded by the coding sequence ATGCCGACACCCGAACGCACGTCGATCGAGGAGATCGTCTCGGCCGGACGCGAGATCCTGGAGACGACCGGTCCCGCCGGCCTCACGATGCAGGCGGTCGCGACACGCGTGGGCGTGCGCGCACCCTCGCTGTACAAGCGGGTGCGCGATCGGGATGCCCTGCTGGCCGCGGTCGCCGCCGCGTCGATCGACGCGCTCACGGCACGGCTGGAGGCGGCGGGCGACGACCTGACCGCCCTCGCGAACGCCTACCGCTCGTTCGCGCACGAGCACCCGGAGGGCTTCCGCATCATGTTCACGGTGGCAGCCCCGCACGACGCCCTCGAGCGCTCGGCGGCGCCGCTGATCCACGCGGCATCCGCCCTCGTCGGGGAGGACGACGCCCTCGACGCGGCACGATTCCTCACCGCCTGGGCGACGGGCTTCCTGCAGATGGAGCTCTCCGGCGCCTTCCGACTCGGCGGCGACGTGGACCGCGCGTTCGACTACGGCCTACGGCGGCTCCTCGCCGGCCTCACGGACTGA
- a CDS encoding alpha/beta hydrolase, with translation MSIDAHAEESARPKKARKPWHRTKVALGIIVAVVAVVALIGALTPWPSAMVIRAVFTKGGDDTAAEMDRHVPDTKLSVQKDVAYGDDGADTTMDVFRPASATGPLPTVVWIHGGAWISGAKENVDPYMRILAAEGYTTIAVNYTIGPEGVYPLAVQQLDTALAYIDEHAEELGVDANQIVLAGDSAGGQLASQMATLITSPDYAEIMDIAPSLKPEQLVATVLNCGVYDLSALAQLDGIAGWGFKSAMWAYSGTKTWAEDSTGATMSTIDWVTADFPATYISGGNGDGLTWLQSIPMAQRLDELGVEVTTQFWPAPHEPQLPHEYQFHLDLPDARTALQKTIDFLDTHTTR, from the coding sequence ATGAGCATCGACGCGCACGCCGAAGAGTCCGCACGCCCGAAGAAGGCCCGAAAGCCCTGGCACCGGACGAAGGTGGCGCTCGGGATCATCGTCGCCGTGGTCGCCGTGGTCGCGCTCATCGGAGCACTCACGCCGTGGCCCTCGGCCATGGTCATCCGGGCGGTGTTCACCAAGGGCGGCGACGACACCGCCGCCGAGATGGACCGGCACGTGCCCGACACGAAGCTCTCGGTGCAGAAGGACGTCGCCTACGGCGACGACGGCGCGGACACCACGATGGACGTCTTCCGGCCGGCATCCGCGACCGGCCCGCTGCCCACCGTGGTGTGGATCCACGGCGGAGCCTGGATCTCGGGCGCGAAGGAGAACGTCGACCCGTACATGCGCATCCTCGCCGCCGAGGGATACACGACCATCGCGGTCAACTACACGATCGGCCCGGAGGGCGTGTACCCCCTCGCCGTGCAGCAGCTCGACACCGCCCTCGCCTACATCGACGAGCACGCCGAGGAGCTGGGCGTGGACGCGAACCAGATCGTGCTCGCCGGAGACTCCGCCGGCGGACAGCTCGCCAGCCAGATGGCCACCCTGATCACGAGCCCCGACTATGCCGAGATCATGGACATCGCCCCCTCTCTCAAGCCGGAGCAGCTGGTGGCGACCGTCCTCAACTGCGGCGTGTACGACCTGTCGGCGCTCGCGCAGCTCGACGGCATCGCCGGATGGGGATTCAAGTCGGCCATGTGGGCGTACTCGGGCACCAAGACCTGGGCGGAGGACTCCACCGGCGCGACGATGTCGACCATCGACTGGGTCACCGCCGACTTCCCTGCCACGTACATCTCGGGCGGCAACGGCGACGGGCTCACCTGGCTGCAGTCGATCCCGATGGCCCAGCGCCTCGACGAGCTCGGCGTCGAGGTGACGACCCAGTTCTGGCCGGCGCCGCACGAGCCGCAGCTGCCCCACGAGTACCAGTTCCACCTCGACCTGCCCGATGCGCGGACCGCGCTGCAGAAGACCATCGACTTCCTCGACACGCACACGACCCGCTGA
- a CDS encoding tryptophan 2,3-dioxygenase, producing the protein MHTENERALESGIVTDLSGRMTYGSYLALDQLLTAQHPVSEPEHHDEMLFIIQHQTTELWLKQLLHELSSARELLARDDLREALKRIARVKRIQDVMTQQWSVLATLTPTEYAQFRGALGNSSGFQSVQYRAVEFALGNKNEKMLKVFADHPANLALLTAEWEKPTLYDEFLRFAARRGLPIPTEILERDVREPYRETPGLVPAIREIYQDPSRYWDLYEACEDLVDLEDNFQFWRFRHLKTVARTIGMKVGTGGSSGVGFLQRALDLTFFPELYTVRTEIGS; encoded by the coding sequence ATGCACACCGAGAACGAACGCGCCCTCGAGTCCGGCATCGTCACCGACCTGTCGGGCCGGATGACCTACGGGTCGTACCTGGCGCTGGACCAGCTGCTCACGGCGCAGCATCCGGTGAGCGAGCCCGAGCACCACGACGAGATGCTGTTCATCATCCAGCACCAGACGACCGAGCTGTGGCTCAAGCAGCTCCTGCACGAGCTCTCCTCCGCACGGGAGCTGCTCGCGCGCGATGACCTGCGCGAGGCCCTCAAGCGCATCGCCCGCGTCAAGCGCATCCAGGACGTGATGACGCAGCAGTGGTCGGTGCTGGCGACCCTCACCCCCACCGAGTACGCGCAGTTCCGCGGCGCCCTGGGCAACTCGTCCGGGTTCCAGTCGGTGCAGTACCGCGCCGTCGAGTTCGCGCTCGGCAACAAGAACGAGAAGATGCTCAAGGTCTTCGCCGACCACCCCGCCAACCTCGCGCTGCTCACCGCCGAGTGGGAGAAGCCGACGCTGTACGACGAGTTCCTGCGCTTCGCCGCCCGTCGCGGACTGCCGATCCCCACCGAGATCCTCGAGCGCGACGTGCGCGAGCCGTACCGCGAGACGCCGGGGCTCGTTCCCGCGATCCGCGAGATCTACCAGGACCCGAGCCGCTACTGGGACCTGTACGAGGCGTGCGAAGACCTGGTCGATCTGGAGGACAACTTCCAGTTCTGGCGCTTCCGGCACCTCAAGACCGTGGCCCGCACGATCGGCATGAAGGTCGGCACCGGCGGCTCCAGCGGCGTGGGCTTCCTGCAGCGCGCCCTGGACCTGACGTTCTTCCCCGAGCTCTACACCGTGCGCACCGAGATCGGCAGCTGA